A region of Streptomyces deccanensis DNA encodes the following proteins:
- a CDS encoding SCO4226 family nickel-binding protein — translation MTKFMDVHHNMKGITEDQLRAAHQADLDVEKDENVHFERAWADPASGTVYCLSEAPSADAVQRVHERSGHMADEIHPVPLTI, via the coding sequence ATGACCAAGTTCATGGACGTGCACCACAACATGAAGGGCATCACGGAGGACCAGCTGCGTGCCGCGCACCAGGCCGACCTCGACGTCGAGAAGGACGAGAACGTCCACTTCGAGCGGGCCTGGGCCGATCCCGCGTCCGGCACCGTCTACTGCCTCTCCGAGGCCCCCTCCGCGGACGCGGTCCAGCGCGTCCACGAACGCTCGGGCCACATGGCGGACGAGATACACCCGGTGCCGCTGACGATCTAG
- a CDS encoding DUF4265 domain-containing protein has translation MTNPEGPYVKVHFRLEIDDDWPPASAESLWAVDQGDGTVRLDNIPWFVRGIACGDVVAIQPDEEGVPWAGEVVRRSENCTIRFIVIRDGGSGAARQSVLNAFHELGVCGEGIEPFGMVALDVPPTADLSKVQKLLNHGVAKEWWDMEEGCITAQWRAASVG, from the coding sequence ATGACGAACCCCGAAGGCCCGTACGTGAAGGTGCACTTCCGGCTTGAGATCGACGACGACTGGCCCCCGGCATCGGCGGAGAGTCTGTGGGCCGTCGACCAGGGGGACGGCACCGTGCGGCTCGACAACATCCCGTGGTTCGTTCGAGGCATCGCGTGCGGGGACGTCGTGGCCATCCAGCCCGACGAGGAAGGTGTGCCATGGGCCGGCGAGGTGGTTCGGCGTTCGGAGAACTGCACCATCCGCTTCATTGTGATCCGTGACGGCGGCTCGGGGGCCGCACGGCAGAGCGTGCTCAACGCGTTTCACGAACTCGGTGTCTGCGGCGAGGGCATAGAGCCGTTCGGCATGGTCGCCCTGGACGTCCCGCCCACGGCCGATCTCTCCAAAGTACAGAAGCTGCTCAACCATGGCGTGGCCAAGGAGTGGTGGGACATGGAAGAGGGGTGCATCACCGCCCAGTGGCGGGCTGCCTCCGTCGGCTGA
- a CDS encoding Imm32 family immunity protein, producing MTSESSAAPSMTTHMSAASDGVTSVFTWEEGARIEVRNLGGEIVIEANAAGLKTLAGHLLTLAQDGTPDGAHLHLEESNGLEEGSVGLVLERFNNE from the coding sequence ATGACCTCTGAATCCAGCGCTGCCCCGTCGATGACCACTCATATGAGCGCTGCGTCCGATGGAGTCACCAGCGTTTTCACATGGGAGGAGGGCGCACGCATCGAGGTCCGCAACCTGGGCGGGGAGATCGTCATTGAGGCAAACGCTGCCGGGTTGAAGACCCTGGCCGGCCACCTCCTCACGCTTGCGCAGGACGGCACACCGGACGGCGCCCATCTCCACCTGGAGGAGAGCAACGGGCTCGAAGAAGGCTCCGTAGGCCTGGTCTTGGAGCGGTTCAACAACGAATGA
- a CDS encoding phosphoglyceromutase produces the protein MADAPYKLILLRHGESEWNEKNLFTGWVDVNLTPKGEKEATRGGELLKDAGLLPDVLHTSLQRRAIRTAQLALESADRHWIPVHRSWRLNERHYGALQGKDKAQTLAEFGEEQFMLWRRSYDTPPPPLADDSEFSQATDARYATIPPELRPRTECLKDVVTRMLPYWYDGIVPDLLAGRTVLVAAHGNSLRALVKHLDDISDTDIAGLNIPTGIPLAYELDANFKPVTPGGTYLDPDAAAAAIEAVKNQGKKK, from the coding sequence ATGGCCGACGCACCGTACAAGCTGATCCTCCTCCGCCACGGCGAGAGCGAGTGGAACGAGAAGAACCTGTTCACCGGCTGGGTGGACGTCAACCTGACTCCGAAGGGCGAGAAGGAGGCGACGCGCGGCGGTGAGCTGCTGAAGGACGCCGGCCTGCTCCCGGACGTGCTGCACACCTCCCTCCAGCGACGCGCCATCCGCACCGCGCAGCTGGCCCTCGAGTCCGCCGACCGCCACTGGATCCCGGTCCACCGCAGCTGGCGCCTGAACGAGCGCCACTACGGCGCCCTCCAGGGCAAGGACAAGGCCCAGACCCTCGCCGAGTTCGGCGAGGAGCAGTTCATGCTGTGGCGCCGCTCGTACGACACCCCGCCGCCGCCGCTCGCGGACGACTCGGAGTTCTCCCAGGCGACCGACGCGCGCTACGCGACGATCCCGCCGGAGCTGCGCCCCCGCACGGAGTGCCTGAAGGACGTCGTCACGCGCATGCTGCCGTACTGGTACGACGGCATCGTCCCCGACCTCCTGGCCGGCCGCACGGTCCTCGTCGCCGCCCACGGCAACTCCCTCCGCGCCCTCGTCAAGCACCTCGACGACATCTCGGACACGGACATCGCAGGCCTCAACATCCCCACGGGCATCCCCCTCGCCTACGAACTGGACGCCAACTTCAAGCCCGTCACCCCCGGCGGCACCTACCTCGACCCCGACGCGGCAGCAGCCGCAATCGAGGCGGTCAAGAACCAGGGCAAGAAGAAGTAA